The stretch of DNA ATGAACCGACCAGCGCTCTAGATCTAAAATATCAGATGAATACAATGATTGCCATGGATGACATCGTTCATAATCATAATGCCGGCATGATCATTGCATTGCATGACATCAATCTGGCTTTAAATTATTCTGATAAAGTTTTAATGATCAAAGACAAAGAGATTTATGCATATGGTCCACCGCAGACAACGATTACTGAAGATACCATACGTGATGTATATGGTGTAGAATCAGAAATAATAACAAACAAAACCGGAGGACGATATATACTTCCAATCTCTCCGTGCGATGATATTAGTGATTTATAGATATTTATTAAATTATGTGATACTATGAAGGAAAAACTAACATATCCATTTACTGCAATTGTTGGTCAGCAGAGTATGAAAGAGGCTCTGATATTGAATACAATTTACCCGTCTATCGGGGGAGTTCTGATTAAGGGTGAAAAAGGCACTGCTAAATCAACGGCAGTCCGTGCACTGGCAGCTCTGCTTCCAGAACGAGAGGTTGTTCAGGGATGTGCATGCGGCTGTGAATGGGGAAACTGGAATGATCTCTGTCCAGATTGTGCTGAGCGTTATGCTTCTAATTCGTTAGTTAAAGACAAATCCCCAATGAAAGTTGTAGAACTGCCGCTGAGTTCTACAGAAGATCGCGTGGCAGGCACATTAGATATCGAACATGCAATTACAACAGGAAGAAAAAAATTCGAACCTGGAATATTGGCAAAAGCCAATGGAAACATTCTCTATGTGGATGAAGTAAATCTTCTTGATGATCATCTTGTAGATCTGCTTCTGGATGCCGCGGCCATGGGAACTAACTTTATTGAAAGAGAGGGAGTATCTTATTCTCATCCTTCAAAATTCATTTTAGTTGGCACAATGAATCCGGAAGAGGGGGATCTTCGTCCCCAGCTTTTAGACAGATTCGGCCTCATGGCTGACGTCAAAGGCGAATGCGATGAAAACAATCGCAAGGAAGTGATTAAACGGCGGATAGCTTTTGAGAAAGATCCAGAGAGCTTTATAAATGAATATTCTGAAGCTCAACGGCTTCTCAGAGAAAACATCCTGGAAGCTAGAACTATTGTAAAAGATCTGGATCCTGATGATGCAGTAATGGACATGGCTGTGAAAATCTCAATCCATCTGGGTGTAGACGGGCATCGTACTGATTTAACATTAATCAAGGCAGCTATGGCCTATGCTGCATTGAATAAACGGGATAAACTGCAGCCTTCAGATGTAACAGCCGTATCAACTCTCGTGTTACCTCATCGTATGAGACGGAATCCATTCCAAGACGCTAACCTTGACATTGCGGAGCTGGATAAATGGATACATTCGACTTTCAGCACCCAGTAGTCTGCCGGTATCCGTTTTCAGCCGTAGTCGGATGCGAAGAGGTAAAAGAAGCGCTAAAGTGTGCTTTGGTCTCTGATAAAATATACTCGGTTCTGATTTGCGGCCCGGCTGGAAGCGGCAAGACTACTATTGTCAGATCGCTAGATGGAATCATCCCGGGGATTCACATAATCTCGCTGCCTATAAATGCCACAGAGGATCAGATATTCGGGAGTATTGATTTTGAAAATACCATCTGCTCTGGGAAATTGCAATCATCTAAAAGTATTCTTGAACGAGCCGAGAACAATATTGTTCTCATAGAAAATATACACCTTTTATCTGAAAATGTGGTCAATCAGGTATTGAACTGCTCAATGGATGAAAAGTACTTTGTGGAACGTGATGGAGTATCACAGACGCGCAGCTGTAAATTCATGGTCATTGCTACAATGGATGCTGAGGAAGGTAAGCTGTCCGAACATATTCTGGATAGGTTTGATATCTGTGTTTTTATGCCTCGTGTAGAGGATGAGACTCAAAGAAAAGAAATTGTGAAGCGTAGGCTGGAATTTGAAAAGTCTCCTCATACTTTCTGTGATACTTATTGTGATGATGATCTATCCGCTCATCTTATAAAGTGCCGTTCAGAATGCAGCAACGTAACTATCCCGGAAGGGTATTTTGATGCTATAGCTGACATCTGTAATGAGCTGGGTGTAAAAGGACACAGAGGAGATTTGTCTGTAATTCATGCTTCATGTGGTTTTGCGGCTCTTGCTGGTAGAGATTGTGCAGATCTTAGCGACCTTAAAAAAAGTGTTGCAGTCTGTCTCCAGCATCGAAGAACTGATGATGCAGATAATGAGCCTCCTCCCATGTCAGAGGATACTCAAGACAGTGAAAATGAGGAATCTAATAATTCTCAGGAGAATGAAAGCAATTCTCAGGAGAATACAGAAAGTTCTTCAGAGACTAATCAGTCTGAAAATAATGACGAACCTTTGGAAAATTCTGAGTCTCAGCCAACATCTGAACCGTCTGAGAATGTATTTGTTATTGGTAACGAATTTAAACCAACTGAGTACATTCCTGATCTTAATAAAATCAATTTGAAAGGCCGGAGTGGTAGACAGGATAAAACCATATCATCAGACCACACTGGAAGATGTATAGGTTATACGATACCCAAGGAGAAAATTTTCGATATAGCGCTGTGTGCTACGATACGGGCAGCCGCACCATATCAGATTCAGAGAGACCACCGGGATTTGGCAGTTGTATTGGAAAAAAGTGACTTTAGGGAAAAAATAAGAGAAAAAAGGCAGAGCACTAAGATTTTGTTTTTAGTGGATGGTAGCGGCTCCATGGGTGCTAATAACAGAATGATCGCTGTAAAGGGTGCGATCATCTCAATGCTCAAGGATGCTTATCAGAGACGCAATGATGTTGGATTAGTTGTATTCAGAAAGGATACCGCGGAAGAAATCCTTCCACTTACCAGAAGTGTCTCAAAAGCCTACCAGTTGCTTAGCGAACTCCCTACAGGAGGTAGGACGCCGCTTACACATGGGCTTATAAAAAGCTATGAAATCCTGAAACCGTATATCTCTTCAGATTCAAAGCCTGTTTTAGTAATCTTGACAGACGGCAGGAATAATGTATCATATGCATCCCCAGATCCCAGATCGGAATTGATATCTGTTGCAGAGTCACTCGTGGATTGCGGTATTAGGTTTGTAGTTGTTGATACAGAAATAAGTTTTATGAAATTTAATCTGGCTTTACAATTAGCTAGAGTTCTTAACTGTGCGTATGTGAGGTTGGAATCCCTCAATGCTGAAAATCTTCAGATGTCCATACGAACAGTAATCAAAGATATGTAGACTGCAAGGTAGTTATTATGAGTTTCAATAAAATTAAATTGATGGCAATAATGTGGGACAGCCACGGGCCAATCCTGGAGAGGGCATCAAAACATGTAGATATGGATATCACATATTATTCCTCTAAAGATCTATCATCAGATGATGACTGTTTAGATAAACTGATTTCAGAAATGAATGATTCTGATATAATTCTGCTGTACCGTTCTTCGACTGATTTCTGGGATAAATTAGAGGACAGAATAAATTTAATAAAAAATAATAAAAAAATTGTGTGTTTCGGTTCTGACCCTACCCATTGGTCATTAACTTCTGTAGATCACGAAATTGCTATAACTGCTTTTCAATATGTATCTAACAGCGGAGAGGAGAACTTTATCCGACTTTTCAATTTTTTAGGAAACAATCTTTGTGGTATGCAGGTTGAAGTACTTCCTCCGGTGGAGCTTCCTTGGCAGGGTATAATTCATCCAGACTGCCCAGGAACTGTATTTTCTAGAACCATCGATTATATGCAGTGGTATGGAAAGGATCGCACACAACCTTGGGTGGGCATTATTGCTTCTAGACCTGTATGGGCTATGGACGGATGTGCTGTAGAATGCAACCTTCTGAGAGATTTAGAGAATTTAGGGATTAATGTAATATTAATATTTACTACATTTTCTAAAGATATTTCAAAAGGAGCCTTAAGTGTAAGTGAAGCCGCTGAGAAATATTTTATGCTTGATAACATTCCCTTAGTGAATGCTGTTGTAAAATTTACCACTGCCTTCGTTGGCGGGAATACATATGGGGATGATGCTCAGGCATCAATAGGAGGAGAAGAAATATTATCCTTACTGGATGTTCCAGTGTATCAGCCAGTTGTATTATCTCGGATGTCCGTTGAAGAGTGGCGGAATTCACCAGGTTTGACAAGCGACATAACCTGGCAGATTGTTTTTCCTGAATTTGAAGGGATCATTGAACCATTAGTAATTGGATCAGACAAGGGATATTCAACAATCGATTCAGATCTGAGAATAGTCTTAGAGGAAAGAAGCAGAAAAATTGCTCAGAGGGTGGCAAAACAGATAAATCTGCAGCGTAAATCAAACAGTGAAAAAAAGGTTTTAATCTTTTTAAATAATTTTCCCTGTGCTGGAGTGGAAGCAAACATCGGTGCTGCGGCTGGTTTGGACTCTTTAGAGAGTGTTTCTGATATACTAAAGCGTATGAAAGAAGAAGGCTATGCAGTTGATGCACCTGAAAATGGTAAAGAACTGATAGAATTAATTCTTGAAAGGAAAGCTTATTCAGAGTTCAGATGGACTACAATCCAGGAGATAATAAAATGCGGCGGTGCAATCCACAGGATGCCTGTTGAAGAGTATAATAATTATTTTAAAACACTTCCAGAATCAACGCAGGCCGATGTCATAAATTTCTGGGGTGAACCTCCCGGCATGGGCATGGTTTTTGAGAATGAAATTGTAATTACCGGCGTTTCTTTTGGCAATGTAATTGTTGCAGTGCAGCCTAAGCGCGGATGCTACGGGTCCCGCTGCGATGGTGAGGTCTGTAAAATACTTCACGATCCTCTTTGTCCTCCAACTCACCAGTTTCTTGCGACTTATCATTATTTTGAAGAGATCTGGGGTGCTGATGTCATTATCCATACAGGCACGCACGGCAGTATGGAGTGGACGCCGGGAAAGGGTGTAGGTATGACCGAAACTTGTTATCCTGACATATGTATTGGCACATCGCCACATCTGTACATCTATAATTCAAACAATCCTCCAGAGGGCATTGTAGCAAAAAGACGGTCATATGCCACACTTATAGATCATCTGCAGATGACTATGACCAGAGTGGAACTTTATGATGAATATTCAGATCTGGAAAATTTATTGTCTGAGTATAATACAGCCTGTACGAATCCAGTTCACAGCGAGCAATTAAAGGAACAGATAATTGCTCTAGCTTCAAATATATTTAAAGAGCTGGAATTTAATGACGATATCTCTTTAAAAGACTGTGTAAAAATCTGTCATGATGCTCTGTCTCGCATTCGTAATTCGCAGATGAATCTAGGTCTTCACACATTCGGCAGAATTCCAATTGGTGACGAACGTTGTGAAGTCATAAACTCCATTGTACGCTACGGCGAAGAACACGATTCTATAAGGGACTGCGTAGCTGATATAATGGGACTTGATTTATCAATACTCTATGCTGACCAAGGAGAAATTAATGAAAAGTATCAAACTTCAAACGGGGCTTTGATTGAAGAAATCGGCATCAAAACTCGTGATATCGTAAAATTGATTTTAGCAGGTTTCGATACCTCATCTGCTGTTACTTCTGTAATGACTAAAGCCAACAATATTCAAGTATCAGCATTTGGCAAATTTATCGATGAGATAAAAGATATTGATGAACGCCTCAATGATTCTTGTGAAATGGATGCGCTTCTGAGGGGTCTGAACGGAAGACGTATTTCTCAGGGGCCCGCAGGTCCTATAACCCGTGGAAGGTATGACATCCTCCCTACAGGAAGAAACTTTTACTCTATGGATCCTTTCAGTGTTCCGTCTACTACTGCTTGGAAAGTTGGGATGAGGCTTGCTGATGGAATAATTGAAAAGTACCTCCATGAATCCGGTGAAATTCCAGAAAGCATAGCTTTCTTTTGGACAATGGGAGAAATAATATCGACAGGCGGGGAAATGATGTCCCAGCTCCTTTATCTGTTAGGTGTAAAACCAAAGTGGGGTTTGGACGGGCGTGTCAAGGACATTGAGATAATTCCTTTAGAAGAATTAAAGTGGCCACGAATAGACATAACAGTAAACGTTTCGTGTATTTTGAGAGACAATCTCATGAACTGCATCGATCTGATCGATTCGGCAGTCAGGGCTGTGGCTGAGCTAGATGAACCTCTTGATAAGAACTTTGTAAGAAAGCACACTTTAGAGTCAATAACCAGCGGCATGGATGCTGATGATGCTCTAACACGTATGTTTGGAGCGCCTCCAGGCTCATATATCTCAGGTGTAAATCTGGCTGTATTCGCTAGTTCTTGGAAAGAAGATAAAGATCTGGCAGAGATTTTTGTGAAGGCTAAAGGATATGGTTACGGCAACAGCCGCAACGGCAAGCCCATGTTTGAACAGTTCGCATCTAGCCTTTCAAGGGTAAATGTGACATTTGATAAAGTTTCATCAGATGAAGGTGATATTCTTGCATGCGGAGGTCATTTCAGCAATGTAGGTGGACTTACCGTAGCTGCAAGATATCTTTCCGGAACTGATGTAAAAGCATACTACGGTGATACCAGAGATCCCAGGGACATTTCTGTAAACACCTTAGCTGACGAAATCCGCCGAGTCATGAGAACAAAAGTTTTGAATCCAGCTTGGATTGAAGGAATGAAACAGCACGGTTACAAGGGTGCTGGAGATATAATGAAAAAGATCAGTAGGCTATATGGTTGGGAAGCTTCTACAAAAGAGGTAGACGACTGGATATTTGATGAAGTAACAGCAACATTCGTTTCAGACCCAGAAATGAGGCAGTTTTTCAAAGATAACAATCCATATGCGCTTGAGGAAATTGCCAGAAGACTTTTGGAAGCTAACAGTAGGGGATTGTGGAATACAGATAAAGATACTTTACAGGATCTTCAAAATGTATATTTAGATCTGGAATCTGTTTTGGAAGATCTTTCTGGAGATGGAGAATATCAAGGAGGCAGTATAGATATATTCACTTCATCTGACATCTCTAGCTGGAATTCC from Candidatus Methanomassiliicoccus intestinalis Issoire-Mx1 encodes:
- a CDS encoding ATP-binding protein yields the protein MKEKLTYPFTAIVGQQSMKEALILNTIYPSIGGVLIKGEKGTAKSTAVRALAALLPEREVVQGCACGCEWGNWNDLCPDCAERYASNSLVKDKSPMKVVELPLSSTEDRVAGTLDIEHAITTGRKKFEPGILAKANGNILYVDEVNLLDDHLVDLLLDAAAMGTNFIEREGVSYSHPSKFILVGTMNPEEGDLRPQLLDRFGLMADVKGECDENNRKEVIKRRIAFEKDPESFINEYSEAQRLLRENILEARTIVKDLDPDDAVMDMAVKISIHLGVDGHRTDLTLIKAAMAYAALNKRDKLQPSDVTAVSTLVLPHRMRRNPFQDANLDIAELDKWIHSTFSTQ
- a CDS encoding VWA domain-containing protein — translated: MDTFDFQHPVVCRYPFSAVVGCEEVKEALKCALVSDKIYSVLICGPAGSGKTTIVRSLDGIIPGIHIISLPINATEDQIFGSIDFENTICSGKLQSSKSILERAENNIVLIENIHLLSENVVNQVLNCSMDEKYFVERDGVSQTRSCKFMVIATMDAEEGKLSEHILDRFDICVFMPRVEDETQRKEIVKRRLEFEKSPHTFCDTYCDDDLSAHLIKCRSECSNVTIPEGYFDAIADICNELGVKGHRGDLSVIHASCGFAALAGRDCADLSDLKKSVAVCLQHRRTDDADNEPPPMSEDTQDSENEESNNSQENESNSQENTESSSETNQSENNDEPLENSESQPTSEPSENVFVIGNEFKPTEYIPDLNKINLKGRSGRQDKTISSDHTGRCIGYTIPKEKIFDIALCATIRAAAPYQIQRDHRDLAVVLEKSDFREKIREKRQSTKILFLVDGSGSMGANNRMIAVKGAIISMLKDAYQRRNDVGLVVFRKDTAEEILPLTRSVSKAYQLLSELPTGGRTPLTHGLIKSYEILKPYISSDSKPVLVILTDGRNNVSYASPDPRSELISVAESLVDCGIRFVVVDTEISFMKFNLALQLARVLNCAYVRLESLNAENLQMSIRTVIKDM
- the cobN gene encoding cobaltochelatase subunit CobN, whose amino-acid sequence is MSFNKIKLMAIMWDSHGPILERASKHVDMDITYYSSKDLSSDDDCLDKLISEMNDSDIILLYRSSTDFWDKLEDRINLIKNNKKIVCFGSDPTHWSLTSVDHEIAITAFQYVSNSGEENFIRLFNFLGNNLCGMQVEVLPPVELPWQGIIHPDCPGTVFSRTIDYMQWYGKDRTQPWVGIIASRPVWAMDGCAVECNLLRDLENLGINVILIFTTFSKDISKGALSVSEAAEKYFMLDNIPLVNAVVKFTTAFVGGNTYGDDAQASIGGEEILSLLDVPVYQPVVLSRMSVEEWRNSPGLTSDITWQIVFPEFEGIIEPLVIGSDKGYSTIDSDLRIVLEERSRKIAQRVAKQINLQRKSNSEKKVLIFLNNFPCAGVEANIGAAAGLDSLESVSDILKRMKEEGYAVDAPENGKELIELILERKAYSEFRWTTIQEIIKCGGAIHRMPVEEYNNYFKTLPESTQADVINFWGEPPGMGMVFENEIVITGVSFGNVIVAVQPKRGCYGSRCDGEVCKILHDPLCPPTHQFLATYHYFEEIWGADVIIHTGTHGSMEWTPGKGVGMTETCYPDICIGTSPHLYIYNSNNPPEGIVAKRRSYATLIDHLQMTMTRVELYDEYSDLENLLSEYNTACTNPVHSEQLKEQIIALASNIFKELEFNDDISLKDCVKICHDALSRIRNSQMNLGLHTFGRIPIGDERCEVINSIVRYGEEHDSIRDCVADIMGLDLSILYADQGEINEKYQTSNGALIEEIGIKTRDIVKLILAGFDTSSAVTSVMTKANNIQVSAFGKFIDEIKDIDERLNDSCEMDALLRGLNGRRISQGPAGPITRGRYDILPTGRNFYSMDPFSVPSTTAWKVGMRLADGIIEKYLHESGEIPESIAFFWTMGEIISTGGEMMSQLLYLLGVKPKWGLDGRVKDIEIIPLEELKWPRIDITVNVSCILRDNLMNCIDLIDSAVRAVAELDEPLDKNFVRKHTLESITSGMDADDALTRMFGAPPGSYISGVNLAVFASSWKEDKDLAEIFVKAKGYGYGNSRNGKPMFEQFASSLSRVNVTFDKVSSDEGDILACGGHFSNVGGLTVAARYLSGTDVKAYYGDTRDPRDISVNTLADEIRRVMRTKVLNPAWIEGMKQHGYKGAGDIMKKISRLYGWEASTKEVDDWIFDEVTATFVSDPEMRQFFKDNNPYALEEIARRLLEANSRGLWNTDKDTLQDLQNVYLDLESVLEDLSGDGEYQGGSIDIFTSSDISSWNSNMANASDIVSKVKKNQIKPENTDNKS